A stretch of Microbacterium caowuchunii DNA encodes these proteins:
- a CDS encoding PPC domain-containing DNA-binding protein encodes MQAAVATPGRTLVVVLEPGDEVLGSLAEACRRHGIDQAVITTFSGAFRSGRIIAADHAPADPELPMPDATAISYCEGVGSGTVTRADDGTHVVHVHVAFGAKDRSGASVAGHLLEAETHYVVEVALTEILDPPLGRIVHAASSGIPILHLGEAAPSGAA; translated from the coding sequence TCCTCGAGCCCGGTGACGAGGTCCTCGGCTCCCTCGCCGAAGCATGCCGGCGGCACGGCATCGATCAGGCCGTGATCACGACCTTCAGCGGCGCGTTCCGCTCCGGGCGCATCATCGCCGCGGACCACGCGCCCGCCGATCCGGAGCTGCCGATGCCGGATGCGACGGCGATCTCCTATTGCGAAGGCGTCGGCTCGGGCACCGTCACCCGTGCGGACGACGGCACGCATGTCGTGCACGTCCACGTCGCCTTCGGCGCCAAGGACCGGTCAGGTGCATCCGTGGCGGGCCACCTCCTCGAGGCGGAGACCCACTACGTGGTGGAGGTCGCCCTCACCGAGATCCTCGATCCTCCCCTGGGCCGCATCGTGCACGCCGCATCGAGCGGCATCCCGATCCTTCATCTGGGCGAAGCCGCCCCATCCGGCGCCGCCTAG
- a CDS encoding GntR family transcriptional regulator — MTYLPLPRPQADTAHMRVQHELLRFVREAAHSSAPLPGELELTSRLGCTRQQLRNAMSDLEAQGIVRRRQGTVTTVDPIALRLSVRLEEQFEHAELLDRLGYRSEVETLSAHRGTLGADIGAVMELPPTMPAITVRKRWRADGAVAMIADDVVPLDTEVEHDPSESIFSVAARVWGEPVIWEVSTPGVATLDTDLAPLFERPAGTPVLTFEIVGIGASGRRLMHSVEYHDPDIVSYSLVRTVRPPWRGH, encoded by the coding sequence GTGACGTACCTGCCGCTTCCGCGACCACAGGCCGACACCGCGCACATGCGGGTCCAGCACGAACTGCTGCGATTCGTCCGCGAGGCGGCGCACTCCAGCGCCCCGCTGCCCGGCGAACTCGAACTGACGTCGCGGCTCGGCTGCACACGTCAGCAACTGCGCAACGCGATGTCGGACCTGGAGGCCCAGGGCATCGTCCGCCGCAGGCAGGGCACCGTCACCACGGTCGACCCGATCGCCCTGCGACTGAGCGTGCGACTGGAGGAGCAGTTCGAGCACGCCGAGCTCCTGGACCGGCTCGGATACCGCTCGGAGGTCGAGACGCTCTCCGCCCACCGTGGCACGCTCGGCGCCGACATCGGGGCCGTCATGGAACTGCCTCCGACGATGCCGGCGATCACCGTGCGCAAGCGCTGGCGGGCGGACGGTGCCGTGGCGATGATCGCCGACGACGTGGTCCCGCTCGACACGGAGGTCGAGCACGACCCGTCCGAATCGATCTTCTCGGTCGCCGCGCGGGTCTGGGGCGAACCGGTCATCTGGGAGGTCTCCACCCCCGGCGTGGCCACGCTCGACACCGACCTGGCCCCCCTGTTCGAACGTCCCGCGGGCACTCCCGTGCTGACGTTCGAGATCGTGGGCATCGGTGCCAGCGGGCGCCGCCTCATGCACAGCGTCGAGTACCACGATCCCGACATCGTGTCCTACTCGCTGGTGCGCACCGTCCGCCCGCCCTGGCGCGGCCACTGA